CAGATCGAAAGGACGATCCAGATGGACAAGAACGTTTTCGACCAGAACCAGACCGCAACCCGGGACGCCGTCTCCGCCCCGGCATGGCGCCGCCCCCTCGTGATCGGTGCGGCCGTGGTGGCGGTGGCAGCCGGCCTCGGCCTGGCGAGTGCGCAGGGCCAGGAATTCGGCAGCCGCTTCTCGTGGGACGACGCCGGGCCCGGAATGCATCACGGCATGGTCCACAAGGCCGGCTGGGGCTGGGGCGACGATGACGGCGAGCGCGGCGGCATGGGGCGCCACCATGGCGGCATGCGCCACATCGGCCGCATGATGGACGAACTCGACGTCACCCCCGAGCAGGAGAAGAAGCTGTTCGCGATCTTCGACGGCGTGCGGGGCGAGATGCGCGACACCATGATCGATTTCCGCTCGACGCGGGGCGAAGCGCTCGACATTCTCGGCGCGGCGACGGTCGACCGCGACGCGGTGGAAAAGCTGCGCGCCGAGCGGGTCGCGGCGCTGGACGCGGCGTCGAAGACGATGTCTGCCGCGCTCGTCGAGGCAGCCGAGGTGCTGACGCCGGAACAGCGGGCCAAGCTCGCGGAGATGATCGAGGAACGCGGCGAAGGCCGCCGCGGCGGCTTCGGCCGCTGGTGACGGCCTGAGACGAGGGGAGAAGACGGCATGGCGGACCATGTGCTGATCGTCGACGACGACACGCGGCTTTCCGCCATGCTGGCCGAATATCTCACCGGCAACGGCTTCCGCGTCACCACGGCGGCGGCTGCCCTGGAGGGCATCGCCGAGATCGGGCGGCGTCCGCCCGACGCCGTCGTCCTCGACGTGATGCTTCCCGACATCGACGGCTTCGAGGCCTGCCGGCGCATAAGGCAGGTCTCGGACGTTCCCGTGCTGATGCTGACGGCGAAGGGCGAGGAGACCGACCGGATCGTCGGTCTCGAGCTCGGCGCCGACGACTACCTGCCGAAACCGTTCAACCCGCGCGAGCTGCTCGCCCGGCTGAAGGCGATCCTGCGCCGCCGCGGTGCGCCGAACGCCGGCGCGCCCGGCCTCCTGCGGTTCGGCCGGCTGGAAATCGACCCCGGCT
The nucleotide sequence above comes from Aquibium microcysteis. Encoded proteins:
- a CDS encoding Spy/CpxP family protein refolding chaperone, which codes for MDKNVFDQNQTATRDAVSAPAWRRPLVIGAAVVAVAAGLGLASAQGQEFGSRFSWDDAGPGMHHGMVHKAGWGWGDDDGERGGMGRHHGGMRHIGRMMDELDVTPEQEKKLFAIFDGVRGEMRDTMIDFRSTRGEALDILGAATVDRDAVEKLRAERVAALDAASKTMSAALVEAAEVLTPEQRAKLAEMIEERGEGRRGGFGRW
- a CDS encoding response regulator, whose product is MADHVLIVDDDTRLSAMLAEYLTGNGFRVTTAAAALEGIAEIGRRPPDAVVLDVMLPDIDGFEACRRIRQVSDVPVLMLTAKGEETDRIVGLELGADDYLPKPFNPRELLARLKAILRRRGAPNAGAPGLLRFGRLEIDPGSRTVRLDGRACDLTSYQFDLLVALARNAGRTLSRDQLMDMVKGQELEAFDRSIDVHVSRIRAAIETDPKHPRRIVTVRGTGYVFARFQAEDD